CATCGCCTTGGCATCGATCGGACAGGTCGACTTGTCGTCCGTCTACAGATGCTGGGGAGGTGACACTGAGGTTGCTTTTGCTGCTGAGGTGCCTGTCGTCACGATGCGATCGTGCGCAGTGGATGGTCTGAACCTGACCGTTGCCTACAATGCTGTGAGTACACCACATTCATGTGGCCCTTCGGCAGCTAATAGGCATTCTTCGCGGCAGGCCGGGCCGGGCGGAAACGCGCTTGACCTTGCCAAAAACCTGTTAGGATGGAGGCTGAAGAAATGCGTAAGAATGCCCACAAAAACTGACCCGTCAGGGTTGGATACCCGGCTTGGCGCGTGTCGCCATTGCCGCGGCGTCCATCATCGCCTTGGCATCGATCGGACAGGTCGACTTGTCGTCCGTCTACAGATGCTGGGGAGGTGACACTGAGGTTGCTTTTGCTGCTGAGGTGCCTGTCGTCACGATGCGATCGTGCGCAGTGGATGGTTGCCCGTCAATGTTCGGGGATTGTGCTAGCGAGGGGCCTCGAGCGGAGATTTGACGACTTTATTTCAAGAAGTGCGATCATCGCAAAACCTCTTCTCTGCTTGGCGGCACGTGAAGCGGAGTGCCTTGGCGTCCAGTAGTAACGACATTCGCGGCCATGCTGCTGAATTTGAGCACCAGCATCACCGCTATCTAAAGCGGATAGGAGATCAGCTTCGACGCGGGACCTTTCAATTCGATGAGTTTGAAGGTGTTTTGAAGGACAAGAAGGCGCGTGAAGCAAGAGGAAAAGATCCAAGGCCAATCGCTATTGGCTCCATAAAGAATCGAATAGTTCAACGAGCGATCCTTCAAGTTCTCCAACCTCGCCGCAATTCAGATGAGAAATCTATAGATGGGCGGCCCCAACCTAAAACCGATGAGCGCATCGGTTTTCTGAACGATGTAAACCGTTCTCCTTATGGAGTCGGTGGCTTGCTAGCCCCATACGGTGGGGTTCAACCGGCTATCCGGTTCGTGTTGGATTCGATGCGCAAAGGCGCGACCCAGTATTATCAGTCTGATATAAAAGCATTTTTCACGGCTATTCCGGTGCGAGCCGTTGTCGAAAAGGTCCGTGAAGCTACAGCCGACGAAGATTTGGTGAGGCTGTTTGAGAAAGCACTTGAGGTGCAGCTAAAGAATAAAGACGAGCTTGGAAGTTATTCTAGGCTATTTCCATCTGATGGACGCGGCGTGGCGCAAGGTTCATCACTTTCAGCATTCGCCGGCAATATTTTGCTTTTCGACCTTGATAAAGCGATAAATTCATTGGGAGTCTATGCTGTTCGATATATTGACGACATAGTGATTCTAGCTAAAACTGAAAACGAGCTAAAGGCAGCAATTGATTTCACCAAAAGTGCTTTGAAGAAGTACGGTTTCTCTCTTTACGAGCCGGTCGCCGGGTCTGAGAAAGCTTCCCAG
The sequence above is drawn from the Romeriopsis navalis LEGE 11480 genome and encodes:
- a CDS encoding reverse transcriptase domain-containing protein gives rise to the protein MTTLFQEVRSSQNLFSAWRHVKRSALASSSNDIRGHAAEFEHQHHRYLKRIGDQLRRGTFQFDEFEGVLKDKKAREARGKDPRPIAIGSIKNRIVQRAILQVLQPRRNSDEKSIDGRPQPKTDERIGFLNDVNRSPYGVGGLLAPYGGVQPAIRFVLDSMRKGATQYYQSDIKAFFTAIPVRAVVEKVREATADEDLVRLFEKALEVQLKNKDELGSYSRLFPSDGRGVAQGSSLSAFAGNILLFDLDKAINSLGVYAVRYIDDIVILAKTENELKAAIDFTKSALKKYGFSLYEPVAGSEKASQGACTKAFDFLGCTIQPNRCVPSQVSVNSFLEEVRATLKASKIEIRRLLDGNERFDPSKAKSATIDRLGKKAFGWQKSFSFSTDQQAFRYIDEQMSALVDNYDQQTSRWLAKADPALRARALGVPSMTDLYTSAVKRKAV